The Leptolyngbya sp. CCY15150 nucleotide sequence TCTTTGGGTGCCGCCGGGAGAGGCTTAAATCCGTCCCCGTAGGTTCCTGTACCAATCAACAGCGCAACTCTTGCCATTAATCCTTGCTGGTATCGCTTTTTACTACTCTAACCGTCAGATGCGAAATTTTCTCCAGCGCTTGCAGTTGTTGTTCCAGTTCCTTTTCGGTGCGATATTTCAGCTTCACATCGCCATACTCAAGTTCCAGTGATGCCCCTGCTATTCTCTCCCGCAGCCACTGCAACACCGCTAGGATGTTTTTCAGGTTCACCTCTGCCTTGAGGATGCCCAAATCAAACCCACCCTCCCCAGCTTTGCTGCCCTCTGGGATATCAGCGGAGCGCGCCAAAACGGCATCCTCTGCTAGCCCATCTTTCAAGTCAAGCACCAAACGTTGGGAATAGGCTTCTAGCTCTTCTGGTTCCAAGTCCAGCCCAGCCTCATTCAAATCAATGAAAAGATCAAGGTTCTTTGACATAAAGGGTAGCTTAGATAAAAGAAATTCTATCCAAAGTCTAACTGTATAGACAGCAGTTGTCGAAGTTAAATTTATTTGAGGTTGAATTAAAGGTGCAGGGATTGAAAAGACTACAGTTGAGGCGATCGCCCATCAGCGACCTAATCCACCCCAAAGTATAAGCTTAGTTATCCAATAGTCCAGCGAGCTGAAAAACTTGATTGGGCGTGATCGTTAAGGTAGGCAACAAGGGAGTAGCGATCGCCCTGTCGCCTCGATAAGTCTGCGGCAAAGAATCTGGACTGAACAGGGTGATGCTTCGGGCAGCAGAATCCACAACCCACACACAGGAAATACCTGCCAGCAAATAATTGGTTGACTTTTCAGTCATGGCACCAAAGGTTTGTCCTGGAGAAATAATTTCAATGACTAGATCAGGACAAACTGGACAAGCTTCATCCTTCACCCAAGTCTTCGGGAGGCGATCGTAGGAAAGATAGGTAAGATCGGGCACAGGCACCCAAGGTTTATCTTGCCATCTCAGGAGCAGTGCCCATTCAATACACACTCGCCCTCGATTTTGGCTCCATTGACTGAGTAAGGTAAACAACGCGCCCGTAATTGCACTATGAAAAAATTTAGGAGACATAGTAGAGAGCAATAGTTTCGGCACAGCTTGTCCATTGACGAACTCATAGGTCTTGTCGTCGTCAGGCAGTGCAAAAAACTCATCTAGGGTGAGGGATTTGCCAGTGGTGTGAACCATACGCTGTGCTCTTAGGGAGGAAACTATGTTCAGTATAGTTCAGGGTGATGAAGGAAACAGGCAGTCGTCATCTTAAATTCGGGTTAAAACGTTACATGATCCATTCTTCTTACCCAGACTGGATATGAGGCTTCCGTCCCTGCCTAGTCAGTGAAGGTTACATCTCTATCTAGGGATGATGGATGTTGCGGCGGGAGGGCGATCGCGTATACCAATAGGCCCAGGCAATGAGTACCGCTTGGAGTGGCAGCCTTATCCAGAGCGCGATCTCGGGAATGTTAGGAAATTGATCAGGCTCCAAGGCCATCTGGAGGTTGGCAGGGAAGACGGCGATGAGCAACGCTATGATCCCCCAGGCAGCGATCGCTGAAGTGCGATGCACCAGTAGCAGGATGCCCAAGAGTATTTCAGCCACGCCGCTAATATAGACCAGTTCTAGATGCCATGGTAAATAGGGTGGCATCATCCGCAGATAGAAATCGGCTGAGCGAAAGTGGTTCAGTCCTGCGACGATGAGCGCGATCCCTAGCACTACCTTGAGACTAGTCTTAACGTTTTTAATCACTATATCCTTGTGGAAAGATGCTTACTTATTTGCTAGTATAGGTTTTTTATCGTATTAACGCTTGTTATCTTGCAGATGCTATCTTAAGGGCGATCGCTCTCTTGGTTAACCGAAAAGCGATCGCCCTTGCTTACTTACTCTACCTGGATGACGGCTAGGTTAGCTCCTGTGTAGTAGTGAGAAACAATTTGCTGATAGTTTTGCCCTTGGCTGGCCATTTCTCGTGCTCCCCATTGACTGAGACCTAGCCCATGCCCAAAACCACGACCCTGCACTTGGAACGACGTGGGCACCGGTACCGTATTGCCCGTACTGGCTACATTGGGCAGACTCGGGGTTACCTCAAACAAGGTACTGCGCAGGTCGAGTGCTTGGCGCAGTTCATTGCCGCTGAGGGTGCGAGTTCCGGCATCGCCTACCACGCGCATGGTGATGATGCGACCTTGGTTGGTACGGCGCTCGGGTTGTAAGGAGAGAATGTTGCCGACGCCCGTAATTCTTGCCCTGAGCTGATCGGCGCTAAAGGTTTCTGTCCATTGATAGACCGGAGCATTTTGGTCGAAATCTTGCACCGCCCGCAGGTAGGGGCGATAGCTTGTCCAAACATCTTCGACATTCTCGGTGTAGCCGCCCGAGGCAGAGTGGAACACGGCTTCAATAATGCGTCCCTCATGCACCAACACCTGACCAGCGGTTTCTCGAACCGCTTGCTGTGTGCTAGTGGCTTCCTTCTCTAGACCGCTATAGACCTGCCAGGAGGTGGTATCTCCCACATCAAAGACCGTGTTGCCGCTGGTTTGTCGTTGATAGAGGGCGTAGCTGCGAGCCGATACGGCTTGAGCTTTCAGCGCTTCTAGGGGCCAACTGGTGGGCATTTCTGCACCCACAACGCTGTAGAGATATTCTTCTAGATCCACATAGTTCACCGCCGTGATGCCGCCACTGGTCGGCAGAACCAAGGTGCGACCGCGATACCACTTATCACCGATATACACAAAGCCATCTGCCTCTGGCTCCACCCAAACTTGCCCTGCCGTCCAGCGGTTGACCGTCACCCGCCCGCCGTTCGACTCTGCTACCAGGGCTCCCATGGCGGGAATTTCTGCCAAGACCTGTCCTGAGCCATCGCGGAGCACAGCGTTGGTGGAACTACCGATGGTCACTTGGCTAACATCTTGCTCGATGGCCACCCGCATTTCCAACGCCGCTAGAGCGGGCAGGGCCATAACGGCAAAGTTGGCCAAGGTGCCAACACCAACCAAGAGAGAAATCAGGCTCAGATGCCGTCCTAGGGTGAGAATAGGAGCCAAAAGGCGCTGGGGTGCGATCGCATTCAGTTTTAGGTTCATAGCAATCAGAGGAGACGATTTATTCACAACACGGACGAAAAACCCAACTCTTGATGGAGCAGTTGATCAGGTGAAGGCGTTTAATGTAGGCTGGGCGATCGCTCATCGTCTTAGACCACATTGAGTCTAGGACGTTGGCGGTCGATATTAACCATTGGATGACCAACAGTCTAGAATATCTGCCCCAATATAAACCAATTTTCCAGCGACTTGGGGAGGAATGCGGATAGGATGAAAAGGAATTTAGGTCGTAACCTGTTCGTTGAGCATGAACACCGAGCGGTTTAGGCAGGGCGCGATCGTTGAACGACCAAGATCCAATCGAGATCTGCCTACTCCTCTGACGCATAGATCTCGTCTAGAAGTTCCTGCTGCCCCCCATCCAACCGACGGTTCTAGGTTGCTATCGATAGAAGTCCCTGACGAAGAGCATCAATATAAATCTATGGTAAGTTCTCGATCGCAGTCTCCAGCCATTGGTACGGTGAAAGGCCCCGGTGACGACGGCAACCAGTATGTGTTCATCACCAGCAATAATCGCCATGTCAAAATTGGTGAATTTGTCTACTACACCGTTCAACTGCCGGGGCTGGATGGGACGGTGCGATCGCTGAATATTTTGGGCAAGATCTCGGCGCGATCGCTGATTGATCATTTACCCGATCGCATTTTTGCCGATACGGAAATTAGCCCGGAAACCATTGCGGCCCTGGTCGGCTTCTCCCATCCCAATCCAGAAATTTACCAAGTCACCGTCGATGTGGTGGGCTATTTTGATCCGCGCTTGGGGTTCATGAATCCCCGCCGCACGCCGGATCCGGGGGAAAAGGTGTACCTGGCCCATGATGACTATCTGCGGGAAGTGCTGAACAAGCGCCAGCCCCAAGCGATCGGCTCCGCCCACATTGGTTCTCTCCTCCTG carries:
- a CDS encoding Uma2 family endonuclease, whose product is MVHTTGKSLTLDEFFALPDDDKTYEFVNGQAVPKLLLSTMSPKFFHSAITGALFTLLSQWSQNRGRVCIEWALLLRWQDKPWVPVPDLTYLSYDRLPKTWVKDEACPVCPDLVIEIISPGQTFGAMTEKSTNYLLAGISCVWVVDSAARSITLFSPDSLPQTYRGDRAIATPLLPTLTITPNQVFQLAGLLDN
- a CDS encoding DoxX family protein is translated as MIKNVKTSLKVVLGIALIVAGLNHFRSADFYLRMMPPYLPWHLELVYISGVAEILLGILLLVHRTSAIAAWGIIALLIAVFPANLQMALEPDQFPNIPEIALWIRLPLQAVLIAWAYWYTRSPSRRNIHHP
- a CDS encoding SpoIID/LytB domain-containing protein: MNKSSPLIAMNLKLNAIAPQRLLAPILTLGRHLSLISLLVGVGTLANFAVMALPALAALEMRVAIEQDVSQVTIGSSTNAVLRDGSGQVLAEIPAMGALVAESNGGRVTVNRWTAGQVWVEPEADGFVYIGDKWYRGRTLVLPTSGGITAVNYVDLEEYLYSVVGAEMPTSWPLEALKAQAVSARSYALYQRQTSGNTVFDVGDTTSWQVYSGLEKEATSTQQAVRETAGQVLVHEGRIIEAVFHSASGGYTENVEDVWTSYRPYLRAVQDFDQNAPVYQWTETFSADQLRARITGVGNILSLQPERRTNQGRIITMRVVGDAGTRTLSGNELRQALDLRSTLFEVTPSLPNVASTGNTVPVPTSFQVQGRGFGHGLGLSQWGAREMASQGQNYQQIVSHYYTGANLAVIQVE